From Anaerohalosphaera lusitana, one genomic window encodes:
- a CDS encoding GH116 family glycosyl-hydrolase, which produces MSNNKISRRDFLTISAAGTAGLLLPGLEKLTLAADVRSRYRELIPAKKNLPRAWERSLFLRGEPQVYSGDNLKYIGMPVGGLCAGQVYLGGDGKLWLWDIFNKYVHGVCNKGRNGENYVEPLTQRSPFEQGFAIEVETADKMVAKTLNKDGFNDIEFRGEYPIGHVYYRDADLPVEIKLRAFSPFIPLDTDASSYPAAIMNYTVTNTSDTSIKVRLAGSIENPVCLHTGSDETVMRRNNVIRSKQMTCIQCSAHKPPQNYSGPKRKDILFEDFEKDNYKDWNVEGTAFGDAPVIAEDMPAYQGKVGQKGERLINSHNVRNGENIPQGDAHVGKMTSRKFTLKRRYINFLIGGGSRKDATCMNLIIDGEAVRIATGKNSNTMHQAFWDVAEYEGRNAKIEIVDNFKGGWGNIGVDHIVFSDKKADPLEEVPLQERSDFGTIALALLAGKGKDVATAQGNDKPFSISRDPGTAVDQADKPFSDKMTGAVIRELHLPPGQSETLTFLITWHFPNMIMPRFGNVGRYYATRFNSAHAVAEHIAENFDTLTETTRSWRDTWYDSTLPYWFLDRTFANISTLATSTSHRFTNGRFYAWEGVGCCEGTCTHVWHYAQAVARLFPELERILRERVDFGLAFEEDTGMVWYRGEVSKAPAYDGQAGNVLRAYREHQMSPDSSFLKRNWPRIKKAMQYLISKDTDNDGILDGAQPNTLDAAWYGQIAWISSLYNASLRAAEAMAKEMGDLDFAARAAKIAKRGADRLVNDLYNGEYFIQKPDPAHMDAIGTDSGCYIDQVIGQWWAWQVGLGRLYSQKHIKSALNSLWKYNFTKDVGPFKKIFEKGRPYALAGDGGLIMCTWPKGGKRDDWEKHWQFGYFNECMSGFEHQVAAHMIWEGMLKEGLAITRVIHDRYNAKLRNPYNEIECSDHYARAMASYGSFQAICGYEYHGPKGYIAWAPKLRPDNFRAAFTSAQGWGTISQQRTKSKQTNSLKLKWGKLKLRTLAFDTGSSVQNSKALVKINGKNIRAKTTVQGSRITLKLENEAILESGDHLEAVIG; this is translated from the coding sequence ATGTCTAATAACAAGATCAGTCGAAGAGATTTTCTCACCATCAGTGCAGCCGGTACCGCCGGTCTTCTTCTGCCAGGCCTTGAAAAACTCACGCTTGCTGCGGATGTCCGGTCAAGATACAGAGAGCTGATACCCGCAAAGAAGAACCTTCCCCGTGCCTGGGAACGGTCGCTTTTCCTCAGGGGCGAGCCTCAAGTCTATTCCGGCGACAACCTCAAATATATCGGCATGCCGGTGGGCGGTCTATGCGCAGGCCAGGTCTATCTCGGCGGTGACGGCAAGCTGTGGCTGTGGGACATTTTCAACAAGTATGTCCACGGCGTTTGCAACAAGGGCAGAAACGGCGAGAACTACGTCGAGCCGCTAACGCAGCGATCCCCTTTCGAACAGGGCTTCGCGATCGAAGTCGAGACCGCTGATAAAATGGTCGCCAAAACGCTGAACAAAGACGGTTTCAACGACATAGAATTCCGCGGCGAGTATCCCATCGGACACGTGTATTACCGGGACGCGGACCTGCCCGTCGAGATCAAGCTGCGAGCGTTCTCCCCTTTCATACCGCTGGACACCGACGCTTCAAGCTATCCCGCCGCGATAATGAACTACACCGTTACCAACACATCAGACACGTCCATAAAGGTAAGACTCGCAGGCTCAATAGAAAACCCCGTCTGCCTGCATACCGGTTCCGATGAAACAGTCATGCGGCGCAACAACGTCATACGCAGTAAACAGATGACCTGCATACAGTGCAGTGCACACAAGCCCCCGCAGAACTACTCCGGACCCAAGCGCAAAGACATCCTTTTCGAGGATTTCGAAAAAGACAACTACAAAGACTGGAACGTCGAAGGAACAGCTTTCGGCGACGCCCCTGTGATCGCCGAAGACATGCCCGCATACCAGGGCAAAGTCGGTCAAAAAGGCGAAAGGCTCATCAATTCCCACAACGTACGCAACGGAGAAAACATCCCGCAGGGTGATGCTCATGTCGGCAAAATGACCAGCCGAAAGTTCACCCTCAAACGCAGGTACATCAATTTCCTGATCGGCGGAGGCAGCCGCAAAGACGCCACCTGCATGAATCTCATCATCGACGGCGAAGCGGTTCGCATCGCAACAGGCAAAAATTCTAATACGATGCACCAGGCGTTCTGGGATGTCGCCGAATACGAAGGCCGAAATGCGAAAATCGAGATCGTTGACAATTTCAAAGGCGGCTGGGGAAACATCGGCGTCGATCATATAGTCTTCAGCGACAAAAAGGCTGACCCACTCGAAGAAGTCCCCCTGCAAGAGAGAAGCGATTTCGGCACGATCGCACTCGCCCTGCTGGCCGGCAAAGGCAAAGATGTAGCGACCGCCCAGGGCAACGATAAGCCATTCAGTATCTCCCGCGATCCCGGCACCGCTGTCGACCAGGCAGACAAACCCTTTTCAGACAAAATGACCGGAGCAGTGATCCGCGAACTCCATCTTCCGCCGGGCCAAAGCGAAACCTTAACATTCCTCATCACATGGCACTTCCCCAATATGATCATGCCCCGCTTTGGAAATGTCGGCCGATATTACGCAACCCGCTTCAACTCCGCCCATGCGGTCGCTGAACACATCGCCGAAAACTTCGACACGCTCACAGAAACCACTCGCTCCTGGCGAGACACGTGGTACGACAGCACACTGCCGTACTGGTTCCTGGACCGAACCTTCGCAAACATATCCACACTGGCGACCTCGACATCACACCGCTTCACCAACGGTCGCTTTTACGCATGGGAAGGCGTAGGCTGCTGCGAAGGCACATGCACTCACGTCTGGCACTACGCCCAGGCAGTAGCGAGGCTCTTCCCCGAGCTGGAGCGAATACTGCGTGAACGCGTGGATTTCGGCCTGGCATTTGAAGAAGACACAGGCATGGTCTGGTACCGCGGCGAGGTCAGCAAGGCCCCGGCCTACGACGGTCAGGCCGGCAACGTCCTCCGTGCCTACCGCGAACACCAGATGAGCCCCGACAGCAGCTTTCTAAAACGCAACTGGCCGCGCATCAAAAAGGCCATGCAGTATCTGATCAGCAAGGACACTGACAACGACGGCATCCTCGACGGAGCCCAGCCGAACACTCTCGACGCCGCCTGGTACGGCCAGATCGCATGGATCAGCTCGCTTTACAACGCCTCTCTGCGTGCAGCCGAAGCAATGGCCAAAGAAATGGGTGACCTGGATTTTGCGGCCCGCGCCGCAAAGATCGCAAAACGCGGCGCCGACCGCCTCGTCAACGACCTCTACAACGGCGAATACTTCATTCAAAAACCCGATCCCGCACACATGGATGCCATCGGCACAGACTCCGGCTGTTACATCGACCAGGTGATCGGACAATGGTGGGCATGGCAGGTCGGACTCGGCAGACTCTATTCCCAAAAGCACATCAAAAGCGCCCTCAACAGCCTCTGGAAATACAATTTCACCAAAGATGTCGGCCCGTTCAAGAAAATCTTCGAAAAAGGCAGACCCTACGCTCTCGCCGGTGACGGCGGGCTTATCATGTGCACCTGGCCCAAAGGCGGCAAACGCGACGACTGGGAAAAACACTGGCAGTTCGGCTATTTCAACGAATGCATGAGCGGCTTCGAGCACCAGGTAGCGGCACACATGATATGGGAAGGAATGCTCAAAGAAGGCCTCGCGATCACGCGGGTTATCCACGACCGATACAACGCCAAACTCCGCAACCCATACAATGAGATCGAGTGCAGCGACCATTACGCACGAGCGATGGCCAGTTACGGCAGCTTCCAGGCGATCTGCGGATACGAATACCACGGCCCGAAGGGATACATCGCATGGGCACCAAAGCTGCGCCCTGACAATTTCCGCGCAGCCTTCACATCCGCACAGGGCTGGGGAACAATCAGCCAGCAACGTACCAAGAGTAAACAAACCAACAGCCTCAAACTCAAATGGGGGAAGCTCAAACTTCGCACCCTCGCATTTGATACCGGCAGCAGTGTACAGAATTCAAAAGCTCTCGTGAAGATTAACGGCAAGAATATAAGAGCGAAAACCACCGTACAAGGAAGCCGCATCACCTTGAAACTGGAAAACGAAGCAATCCTCGAATCCGGCGACCATCTGGAAGCCGTCATCGGCTGA
- the cmoA gene encoding carboxy-S-adenosyl-L-methionine synthase CmoA, protein MDHSGDIDNVFAHYQERVSGFVFDDKVASVFDDMIRRSVPGYATVLGMVHVFAEHFAQPNSNCYDLGCSLGGGTIAMLRGIKQSGCKVIAIDNSPAMLARCEQILQNEKSKTDVQLVEADVADMTFENASVVVCNYTLQFLDTTGREELIERIYEGMLPGGVLILSEKIKFENTQEQEFFTDIYHDFKRLQGYSDLEISQKRKALENVLVPDSTETHLQRLKNAGFSRIHQWFQCVNFVSFAAFK, encoded by the coding sequence ATGGATCATAGCGGCGACATTGACAACGTATTCGCACACTATCAGGAACGAGTATCCGGCTTCGTTTTCGACGACAAGGTGGCATCGGTCTTCGACGACATGATCAGACGCTCCGTCCCCGGCTATGCCACCGTTCTGGGTATGGTCCATGTCTTCGCCGAACACTTCGCCCAGCCGAACAGCAACTGCTACGACTTGGGTTGCTCACTCGGCGGCGGGACGATCGCAATGCTGCGGGGCATAAAACAGTCCGGCTGCAAAGTCATCGCAATCGACAACTCACCGGCAATGCTCGCACGATGCGAACAGATACTGCAGAACGAAAAAAGCAAAACCGACGTACAGCTTGTCGAAGCAGATGTGGCGGATATGACCTTCGAAAATGCTTCAGTAGTCGTATGCAATTACACGCTGCAGTTCCTCGATACCACCGGACGGGAAGAGCTCATCGAACGAATCTACGAAGGCATGCTGCCCGGCGGAGTGCTCATACTCTCGGAAAAGATAAAATTCGAAAACACTCAAGAGCAGGAATTCTTTACCGACATATATCACGACTTCAAACGCCTGCAGGGCTACAGCGATCTCGAGATAAGCCAGAAACGTAAGGCACTGGAAAACGTGCTCGTCCCGGACAGCACAGAGACACACCTGCAGCGTCTCAAAAACGCTGGCTTCAGCCGAATCCATCAGTGGTTCCAGTGCGTCAACTTTGTATCCTTCGCGGCTTTCAAATGA
- the xseA gene encoding exodeoxyribonuclease VII large subunit, which yields MAKKQKKIYSVSEVNAIVKMVLEANLPPRLTISAEISGWKHHRSGHCYFSLKDPGGIIPCVMWRSNFAKTKFRPEDGMAVLATGYVDVYERGGKYQFYAERMEPAGVGQLQVAFEQMVKRLTEEGLFADEHKKPIPKYPMRIGVMTSESGAAVRDISDSIYNRWPCAELTLFPVPVQGEGAAAKIADAIREVNRRNDKLNLDVLIIGRGGGSLEDLWQFNEEAVARAIYDSQVPIISAVGHEVDVTIADLVADARASTPTKAGVIAVPDVNEVMDALSTTQKRLAMSLRSRLDLARQQLHAIQASVVFRRADWTVNQSRQLLDETTTDLVQSMQGRLAGHRAELDLSRDKIRQIEPHRLLGRKQLHLESLSSSLRSSTKEVIAKRQLQMTAIENKLSALDPKAVLKRGYSMTVNDKTGKVVTNSADAEIGDRIVTELASREKLTSTVKTKQETSRSAD from the coding sequence ATGGCAAAAAAACAGAAAAAAATCTACTCCGTAAGCGAAGTCAACGCGATCGTCAAGATGGTGCTCGAAGCCAATCTGCCCCCGCGTCTCACCATAAGCGCCGAGATCAGCGGCTGGAAGCACCACCGCAGCGGACACTGCTACTTCTCGCTAAAGGACCCCGGCGGCATAATCCCCTGCGTCATGTGGCGCAGCAATTTCGCCAAAACAAAGTTCCGCCCCGAAGACGGCATGGCAGTACTCGCCACCGGCTACGTCGACGTCTACGAAAGAGGCGGCAAATACCAGTTCTACGCAGAACGCATGGAACCGGCAGGCGTCGGTCAGCTCCAGGTCGCCTTCGAACAAATGGTCAAACGCCTCACCGAAGAGGGCCTTTTCGCAGACGAGCACAAAAAACCGATCCCAAAATACCCCATGCGGATCGGCGTTATGACCAGCGAATCCGGCGCAGCCGTCCGCGACATATCCGACAGCATCTACAACCGCTGGCCATGCGCTGAGCTGACCCTCTTCCCCGTCCCCGTCCAGGGCGAGGGCGCAGCCGCAAAGATCGCCGATGCTATCCGCGAAGTGAACCGCCGAAACGATAAACTCAACCTCGACGTCCTCATCATCGGCCGTGGCGGCGGCTCGCTCGAAGACCTCTGGCAGTTCAACGAAGAAGCCGTCGCGCGGGCAATATACGATTCACAGGTCCCCATCATCAGCGCGGTCGGCCATGAAGTCGACGTCACCATCGCCGACCTCGTCGCCGACGCACGAGCCTCCACACCCACCAAAGCCGGCGTCATCGCGGTCCCCGACGTCAACGAAGTAATGGACGCCCTCAGCACAACACAAAAACGCCTCGCAATGTCGCTACGCAGCCGACTCGACCTCGCCCGCCAGCAGCTCCACGCGATCCAGGCCAGCGTCGTATTCCGCAGGGCCGACTGGACCGTCAACCAGTCACGCCAACTGCTCGACGAAACTACCACCGACCTCGTCCAGTCGATGCAAGGCCGACTCGCCGGCCACCGCGCCGAACTCGACCTGTCTCGGGACAAAATACGCCAGATCGAACCACACCGCCTGCTCGGCCGCAAACAGCTCCATCTTGAATCCCTCAGCAGCAGCCTGCGAAGCTCCACAAAGGAAGTAATCGCGAAAAGGCAGTTGCAAATGACCGCGATTGAGAATAAATTGAGTGCGCTCGACCCCAAGGCCGTCCTCAAACGAGGCTACAGCATGACGGTAAACGACAAGACCGGTAAGGTCGTCACAAACTCGGCCGACGCCGAGATCGGCGACCGGATCGTAACCGAACTCGCAAGCCGCGAAAAGCTCACAAGCACGGTCAAAACAAAACAAGAAACCAGCCGTTCAGCCGACTAG
- the cmoB gene encoding tRNA 5-methoxyuridine(34)/uridine 5-oxyacetic acid(34) synthase CmoB, with protein MTDMLSYFDNFFDHLRTVDAELSDRLRSITADICENISHGDLDRWLGAVESMPNITPSTIDLGSNALRIGKHDDCDDTDLDILRQNLMTLHPWRKGPFSVFGIDIETEWRSDLKWDRVKDAIEPLEGKLVLDVGSGNGYFGFRMIDAGARAVVSIDPFLLFVIQFLALNRFAKCERTAVLPLGIEDVPTDKPSYDAVFSMGVLYHRRDPIAHLRELHNLTLPGGEVILETLVIDEPGEAILEPKGRYAKMRNVWAIPSPRLAAEWMTQAGLHDVRIIDVTRTTAEEQRPTEWMAFESLPNYLDPNDSSKTIEGYPAPARGVLIGRKR; from the coding sequence ATGACAGACATGCTAAGCTATTTCGACAATTTTTTCGATCACCTTCGCACGGTTGACGCCGAGCTGTCTGACCGGTTGCGGTCCATCACTGCCGACATCTGCGAGAACATCTCACACGGAGACCTCGACCGCTGGCTCGGTGCAGTTGAGTCAATGCCAAATATCACACCCTCCACGATCGACCTCGGCAGCAATGCGTTACGCATCGGCAAACATGACGACTGTGACGACACAGACCTCGATATACTCCGTCAGAACCTGATGACCCTGCATCCCTGGCGCAAAGGCCCCTTCAGCGTCTTCGGCATCGACATCGAGACCGAATGGCGATCCGACCTCAAATGGGACCGCGTCAAGGACGCCATCGAACCCCTGGAAGGCAAGCTCGTTCTTGACGTGGGCAGCGGCAACGGCTACTTCGGCTTCAGAATGATAGACGCAGGCGCAAGAGCCGTCGTCTCGATCGACCCCTTCCTGCTGTTCGTCATTCAGTTCCTTGCCCTGAACCGATTCGCAAAGTGTGAACGCACCGCCGTCCTGCCCCTCGGCATCGAAGACGTGCCAACGGACAAACCATCATATGACGCGGTCTTCTCGATGGGCGTTCTGTACCATAGACGCGACCCGATAGCTCACCTGCGGGAGCTGCATAACCTGACCCTGCCCGGCGGCGAGGTCATACTGGAAACCCTAGTCATAGATGAGCCTGGCGAAGCGATACTGGAACCTAAAGGCAGGTATGCGAAAATGCGGAACGTCTGGGCAATACCCAGCCCCCGCCTGGCTGCTGAGTGGATGACGCAGGCCGGTTTACACGATGTTCGTATTATCGACGTAACCAGAACGACGGCCGAAGAACAACGACCGACGGAGTGGATGGCATTTGAGTCCCTGCCGAACTACCTCGACCCGAATGACAGCAGCAAAACGATCGAGGGCTATCCCGCACCGGCAAGGGGAGTGCTGATAGGACGAAAGCGGTAA
- a CDS encoding TIGR00282 family metallophosphoesterase, protein MKARVLCIGDIVGRPGRHILSQVLPAYVRDNNIDCVIANAENAAGGSGLTPQIYEKLLRYGVNLVTLGDHAYRKRDIVSTLETADNIVRPANLSPEAAGKDFAIYQTANGVRVAVITLIGRIFMKPADCPYARIDALLSKIQNQNLADVIFVEMHAEATSEKVAMGYYLDGKVACVFGTHTHIVTADETLRTKGTAYITDIGMTGAHESVLGRKTEKVIKAFRTQMPFPFEIATEDQRVSGIVVTVNSNTHLAESIERVQLTCSETDSQGYDSDDGRPDRPSII, encoded by the coding sequence ATGAAAGCACGCGTTCTTTGTATCGGTGACATTGTCGGCAGGCCCGGCAGACACATTCTCTCGCAGGTTCTGCCCGCGTATGTGCGGGATAATAATATCGACTGCGTCATTGCCAACGCTGAAAACGCGGCAGGTGGTTCGGGGCTTACGCCTCAGATATACGAAAAGCTCTTGCGGTACGGTGTGAACCTGGTGACGCTGGGCGATCATGCTTACCGCAAACGTGATATCGTTTCGACGCTGGAGACGGCTGACAATATCGTTCGGCCTGCGAATCTATCGCCCGAAGCGGCGGGTAAGGATTTTGCGATCTATCAGACGGCTAACGGGGTGCGGGTTGCGGTTATAACGCTTATCGGCAGGATATTCATGAAGCCGGCCGACTGCCCGTATGCCCGGATTGATGCATTGCTGAGCAAGATACAGAACCAGAATCTTGCGGACGTTATATTCGTTGAGATGCATGCGGAGGCGACATCGGAGAAGGTCGCGATGGGGTATTATCTCGACGGCAAAGTCGCGTGTGTGTTCGGTACGCATACGCATATCGTGACCGCAGATGAGACGCTGCGGACTAAAGGTACCGCTTACATTACAGACATTGGCATGACGGGGGCGCATGAATCGGTTCTGGGTCGAAAGACGGAGAAGGTGATAAAGGCGTTCAGGACGCAGATGCCGTTTCCGTTCGAGATCGCGACGGAGGATCAGCGGGTTTCGGGTATCGTTGTGACGGTGAATTCCAATACGCATCTGGCTGAGTCCATCGAGCGGGTTCAGTTGACCTGTTCCGAGACCGACAGCCAGGGGTATGACTCAGACGACGGTCGGCCGGACCGTCCGAGCATTATCTAG
- a CDS encoding C-GCAxxG-C-C family protein: MASTRQDQAVELFKSGYNCAQAVAGAFAPDVEIDRDTALRTAAAFGGGIGGTGKTCGALSGLLIVLGCKYGRREPADMQSKAEMVNISQQAIKIFIEQTGARDCRDLLGFDLAAKEGKAAASKDNAFDVCPDLVRTAAEIAEKLLQDDQHE; the protein is encoded by the coding sequence ATGGCGTCTACCCGACAGGACCAGGCAGTAGAACTTTTCAAAAGCGGATACAATTGTGCACAGGCGGTAGCAGGCGCATTCGCTCCGGACGTGGAGATCGACCGCGACACCGCACTTCGCACCGCAGCGGCATTCGGAGGCGGCATCGGAGGCACGGGCAAGACATGCGGCGCCCTCTCAGGCTTGCTGATCGTGCTCGGCTGCAAATACGGCCGACGCGAACCCGCGGACATGCAAAGCAAAGCCGAAATGGTAAATATCTCACAGCAGGCAATCAAAATATTTATCGAACAAACCGGGGCCCGCGACTGCCGCGACCTGCTTGGCTTCGATCTGGCCGCAAAAGAAGGCAAGGCCGCCGCATCGAAAGATAATGCATTCGACGTCTGTCCGGACCTGGTACGTACTGCAGCAGAAATAGCCGAAAAGCTTCTGCAGGACGACCAGCACGAATAA
- a CDS encoding SagB/ThcOx family dehydrogenase, whose amino-acid sequence MHPIEKNRKFLRADDWKDLSEIASDQQKGVQAPPVEKPYDENAKLIDLTPADKLDIGHISLFDAIQNRKSHRRFKDEHISLNELSFLLWATQGVRRVTANGVTSFRNVPSAGSRHALETYLVIRKVEGLQAGLYRYLPVEHKLELIRTEKGIEGRLAQACCGQTFIATAAVSFVWTSVPYRMEWRYTVASPKLIALDAGHIAQNLYLAVEAINAGTCAIAAYFQDQVDHVIGLDGKDEFAVYIAPVGKV is encoded by the coding sequence ATGCACCCAATCGAAAAGAACAGAAAGTTTTTACGTGCCGATGACTGGAAGGACCTTTCCGAGATCGCAAGCGACCAGCAGAAAGGCGTCCAGGCCCCGCCGGTAGAAAAACCGTATGACGAAAATGCCAAGCTGATCGATCTCACGCCCGCCGACAAACTGGACATCGGACACATCTCCCTCTTCGATGCGATCCAAAACAGAAAAAGCCACCGCCGCTTCAAAGACGAGCATATCAGCCTCAATGAACTCTCCTTCCTTCTCTGGGCAACTCAGGGCGTCCGCCGGGTTACCGCGAACGGAGTCACAAGCTTCCGTAACGTCCCCTCAGCAGGATCACGTCACGCACTCGAAACCTATCTCGTGATCCGCAAAGTCGAAGGCCTTCAAGCAGGCCTGTACAGATACCTGCCCGTCGAACACAAACTCGAACTGATAAGAACTGAAAAAGGCATCGAAGGCAGACTCGCCCAGGCATGCTGCGGCCAGACTTTCATCGCAACCGCCGCCGTCTCTTTCGTATGGACCTCGGTCCCCTACCGCATGGAATGGCGGTACACCGTCGCCTCGCCAAAGCTCATCGCCCTCGATGCCGGGCATATCGCCCAGAACCTGTACCTCGCTGTCGAAGCGATCAACGCAGGAACCTGCGCAATAGCCGCATATTTCCAGGACCAGGTCGACCACGTCATAGGACTCGACGGCAAAGACGAATTCGCGGTCTACATCGCCCCCGTGGGAAAAGTATAG
- the rny gene encoding ribonuclease Y produces MEILAVTTGHVILASVAGLVAGGAVIFAALKLSQKAKLSNAEQELQLKIDEANRQAESIVKAAKLDAAEEVIKKKEELTAEMNQVQAQLRDKDNRLTKREDTLDRETEQLRKQENQLKESEKELQRKESNLEAKNKELSSMLAQQKNQLLKISGMNVEEARDLLLKRLEDECEHEMSQLIERKVEEAQEDVEQKSREIISTAIQRYAAEQTCEVTVSMVDIPSDEMKGRVIGREGRNIRAFEKATGVDVIVDDTPGVIIVSGFNPLRREVARQSMAKLIQDGRIHPTRIEEVVEQTQKELNQKVLQLGKAAATEVDVRGLPNKLLAMLGSLNYRTSYGQNVLRHSVEVAFLAQVMAEELGLDGSIARRAGLLHDIGKAMDRETEGGHPAIGTNYLKRFNESSVILNAVEAHHGDIPANNPYTPLIAAADAVSASRPGARRETLERYIKRLEKLEEIGNSFQGVENCYAIQAGREVRVIVDSNKIIDDNAMKMARDIAKKIEDEMTYPGEIKVTLLREVRCVEYAR; encoded by the coding sequence ATGGAAATACTAGCAGTAACGACAGGTCATGTCATTCTGGCTTCTGTCGCGGGGCTGGTGGCCGGTGGAGCGGTCATCTTTGCTGCCCTCAAACTGAGCCAGAAAGCCAAGCTCTCGAATGCCGAACAGGAACTTCAACTCAAGATCGACGAGGCAAATCGTCAGGCTGAATCGATCGTCAAAGCAGCGAAACTGGATGCAGCAGAAGAAGTAATCAAGAAAAAGGAAGAGCTGACGGCCGAGATGAACCAGGTTCAGGCTCAGCTTCGTGACAAGGACAACAGGCTGACAAAGCGGGAAGATACGCTCGATCGCGAGACCGAGCAGCTTCGCAAGCAGGAGAACCAGCTTAAGGAGTCTGAAAAGGAGCTTCAACGCAAGGAATCTAACCTCGAAGCGAAGAACAAAGAGCTTTCCAGCATGCTCGCTCAGCAGAAGAATCAGCTTCTGAAGATCTCGGGAATGAATGTTGAGGAAGCACGTGATCTGCTGCTCAAGCGGCTCGAGGACGAATGTGAGCACGAGATGAGCCAGCTTATCGAGCGGAAGGTTGAAGAGGCCCAGGAAGACGTCGAGCAGAAGAGCCGGGAGATCATCAGCACCGCGATCCAGCGTTATGCGGCTGAGCAGACCTGCGAAGTGACGGTCAGCATGGTGGACATTCCCAGTGACGAAATGAAGGGCCGAGTGATCGGTCGGGAAGGGCGTAATATCCGGGCGTTCGAAAAGGCGACCGGTGTTGACGTGATCGTTGACGATACGCCGGGCGTGATCATCGTCTCGGGCTTTAACCCGCTGCGTCGTGAGGTCGCACGCCAGAGTATGGCCAAGCTTATCCAGGACGGCCGAATTCATCCGACGCGGATCGAAGAGGTTGTCGAACAGACCCAGAAAGAGCTCAATCAGAAGGTTCTGCAGCTCGGTAAGGCGGCGGCTACGGAAGTTGACGTACGCGGTCTGCCGAACAAGTTGCTGGCGATGCTCGGTTCGCTCAATTACCGCACCAGTTACGGCCAGAACGTGCTGCGGCACTCGGTCGAGGTTGCGTTCCTCGCACAGGTCATGGCTGAGGAGCTCGGTCTGGACGGCTCGATCGCGAGAAGGGCGGGCCTGCTGCATGACATCGGCAAGGCCATGGACCGCGAGACAGAGGGCGGCCATCCAGCGATCGGAACCAACTATCTCAAGCGATTCAACGAATCGTCTGTCATTCTCAATGCTGTAGAGGCCCATCACGGTGATATACCGGCAAACAACCCGTATACGCCGCTTATCGCGGCCGCTGACGCTGTCAGTGCATCGCGTCCGGGCGCACGTCGTGAGACGCTGGAACGCTATATCAAGCGTCTGGAGAAGCTTGAAGAGATCGGCAACAGCTTCCAGGGCGTCGAGAACTGCTACGCCATTCAGGCAGGCCGTGAGGTTCGTGTGATCGTCGATTCGAACAAGATCATCGACGACAACGCGATGAAGATGGCTCGCGATATCGCCAAGAAGATCGAAGACGAGATGACCTATCCGGGCGAGATCAAGGTGACCCTCCTGCGGGAAGTTCGCTGCGTGGAATACGCTCGATAG
- a CDS encoding helix-turn-helix domain-containing protein, with protein MMNKKKDVLTTGQVAQICNVAPRTVTKWFDSGQLKGYRIPGSRDRRIPTGELLRFMKAHDMPTDALEIGKMRILIIDSDKDTAEDLAAGLETKRNYEVEIALNSFDAGIIAQRTTPHVILLNLMAQNIDADQICSYVRTNDELNSTRILAVAEGSGEKEEQALINKGYDGVISNAGDFTATIAMIQNASTVMQ; from the coding sequence ATGATGAATAAGAAAAAAGACGTACTGACAACAGGGCAGGTGGCCCAGATATGCAACGTGGCTCCTCGTACCGTAACAAAATGGTTCGATTCCGGCCAGCTCAAGGGCTATCGTATCCCTGGTTCGCGCGACCGGCGAATACCCACCGGCGAGCTGCTGCGCTTCATGAAGGCCCATGACATGCCCACTGACGCGCTGGAGATCGGCAAAATGCGCATCCTGATCATCGACAGCGACAAGGACACTGCCGAAGATCTGGCGGCTGGCCTCGAAACCAAACGGAATTACGAGGTCGAAATTGCCTTAAACAGCTTCGATGCAGGCATTATCGCACAGCGGACAACCCCGCACGTCATACTGCTCAACCTGATGGCACAGAACATCGATGCGGATCAGATATGCAGCTATGTACGCACTAATGACGAACTCAACAGCACCAGGATCCTGGCCGTAGCCGAAGGTTCCGGAGAAAAAGAGGAACAGGCCCTTATTAACAAAGGCTATGACGGCGTCATCTCCAACGCAGGCGACTTCACCGCCACGATCGCGATGATCCAGAACGCAAGTACCGTAATGCAATAA